The following are from one region of the Hymenobacter radiodurans genome:
- a CDS encoding stage II sporulation protein M, producing the protein MREAVFLRQNTQKWQRYTSQPTTDPDELAARFVELTDDLSYARTFYPDSTTTQYLNELTGKLHQALYKNKKENTGRFGRFWRLELPLLVARSHRPLLWALAFFCLSAAIGTLSAAYDDTFVRLILGDQYVNQTLNNIRRGDPMAVYKSMGQTEMFLMITGNNIFVALRTFAMGALLSFGTAWSLFTNGVMLGAFQYFFFAQGVGAQSVLTIWIHGTLEISAIVLAGGAGFVMGNSLLFPGTYSRADSFRRGARDGLKLALGLVPIFVVAGFLESFVTRHTEMPLALSLLIIGGSLTFILGYFVVYPWWLHRRTDRVI; encoded by the coding sequence ATGCGTGAAGCGGTTTTTTTGCGGCAAAATACCCAGAAGTGGCAACGCTATACCAGTCAGCCCACCACCGATCCGGATGAGCTGGCGGCGCGCTTTGTAGAACTCACCGACGATCTATCGTACGCGCGTACTTTCTACCCCGACTCCACGACCACGCAGTACCTGAATGAGCTGACGGGCAAGCTACACCAAGCGTTATACAAAAACAAAAAGGAGAATACCGGCCGTTTTGGGCGGTTTTGGCGACTTGAGTTACCCTTGCTAGTGGCTCGCTCGCATCGGCCGCTACTATGGGCCCTAGCTTTCTTTTGCCTGTCGGCGGCCATCGGGACTTTGTCGGCAGCTTATGACGACACGTTTGTGCGCCTGATCCTGGGTGACCAGTACGTGAACCAGACCCTCAACAACATCCGCCGGGGCGACCCGATGGCCGTGTACAAGAGTATGGGCCAAACCGAGATGTTTTTGATGATTACAGGCAATAACATTTTCGTGGCCTTACGCACTTTTGCCATGGGCGCGCTCCTTTCCTTCGGTACGGCCTGGTCGCTGTTCACGAATGGTGTAATGCTGGGCGCTTTCCAGTATTTCTTTTTTGCCCAGGGCGTAGGCGCACAGTCGGTGCTGACCATCTGGATTCACGGCACCCTGGAAATCTCGGCCATTGTGCTGGCTGGTGGGGCGGGCTTTGTGATGGGCAACAGCCTGTTGTTTCCGGGCACCTACTCGCGCGCTGATTCCTTCCGGCGGGGTGCCCGCGACGGCCTGAAGCTAGCCCTGGGCCTGGTCCCGATTTTTGTAGTGGCCGGCTTTTTGGAAAGCTTCGTGACCCGTCATACCGAGATGCCACTGGCGCTAAGCCTGCTCATCATTGGAGGTTCCTTAACCTTTATTCTGGGCTACTTCGTGGTCTATCCGTGGTGGCTACACCGGCGTACCGACCGCGTTATCTGA
- a CDS encoding DUF4350 domain-containing protein, translating into MKNRQFQLYLLGLLVLFGIYIAVDYYRPKPADRTQTFINRDKIPYGTYALYDLLPDLLRDSVQTVREPIFNQLTAWQAKQSKRNSGKANARRAAASYVFIQPTFRLDSLDAHALLRFVAQGNDVFIAAEEFDRDLRDTLHFDTAEALSFRPHFRTDSQSDSIAVRPDSVTLRFQTPGLAPLRRFRYPATLAATRFVTDSLPPGATVLASDERRRPVLVRVAHGGGHFYLCSVPIAFTNVFVLSPQTSDFAFASLSHLPAERPAWWDEYQKQGRLGGKSLLGVLLRYPALRAAFYLTCIGSLLFIFFEAKRRQRIIPILKPLPNTTLLFTHTVAALYRQGNDHTQLADKKINLFLEYLRTRFHEPELDLNDEHFRERLAHKSGVTREAVDKLLRLINFTRTAPQVSDHQLLQLSHAISEFRRMSR; encoded by the coding sequence ATGAAAAATCGTCAATTTCAACTGTATCTGCTGGGACTTCTAGTTCTGTTTGGCATATACATAGCCGTCGATTATTACCGGCCAAAGCCAGCAGACCGTACCCAGACGTTCATTAACCGCGACAAGATTCCTTACGGCACCTACGCCCTCTATGACTTATTGCCCGACCTACTACGCGACTCCGTGCAGACGGTGCGAGAACCCATATTTAACCAGCTAACTGCTTGGCAAGCAAAACAATCTAAAAGGAATTCGGGGAAGGCAAATGCCAGAAGGGCAGCAGCTTCCTACGTGTTCATTCAACCTACTTTTCGCCTCGATTCATTGGATGCGCACGCGCTGCTGCGCTTTGTGGCTCAGGGCAATGATGTCTTTATTGCGGCCGAGGAATTTGACCGCGACTTACGCGACACCCTGCACTTCGACACGGCCGAAGCTCTCAGCTTTCGCCCACACTTCAGGACAGACAGCCAATCTGACTCTATTGCCGTTCGGCCCGACTCCGTGACGTTGCGCTTTCAAACGCCGGGCTTAGCACCACTTCGTCGGTTTCGCTACCCTGCTACCTTGGCGGCTACGCGGTTCGTAACCGATAGTCTGCCGCCCGGAGCAACCGTGCTGGCTAGTGATGAGCGGCGGCGCCCGGTCCTGGTACGCGTTGCGCACGGTGGGGGGCATTTTTACCTGTGTTCGGTACCCATTGCGTTTACCAACGTCTTTGTACTTAGCCCTCAAACCAGCGATTTCGCCTTTGCTAGCCTCTCCCATCTGCCCGCCGAGCGACCGGCCTGGTGGGACGAATATCAGAAGCAGGGCCGCTTAGGGGGCAAATCCTTACTAGGGGTGCTGCTCCGCTATCCGGCGTTGCGCGCGGCCTTTTACCTGACGTGTATTGGTAGTTTGTTATTTATCTTTTTTGAGGCCAAGCGCCGCCAACGCATTATTCCCATCCTCAAGCCTTTGCCCAATACGACGCTGCTTTTCACTCACACGGTAGCGGCGCTTTACCGTCAGGGAAACGACCACACCCAACTGGCAGACAAGAAGATAAACTTGTTTTTGGAATACCTGCGCACCCGCTTTCACGAGCCCGAGCTAGACCTCAACGACGAGCATTTCAGGGAACGACTAGCTCATAAGTCCGGGGTGACGCGCGAGGCTGTCGACAAGCTACTGCGCCTGATTAACTTTACTCGGACCGCGCCACAAGTATCAGATCATCAGTTACTTCAACTGAGTCATGCCATTAGCGAGTTTCGGCGCATGAGCCGGTAG
- a CDS encoding RDD family protein, with the protein MRTIQVQTPQNVTVEYEIGGIGDRILAALIDYLVLFVWGVVCFGVGAVLLRTASISKAGNSLTVFLIAFLVGIPWVFYHLLSEIFLNGQSIGKRARDLKVIRLDGTQPGLGDYFLRWLLRLIDISLMSGAVAVITILINGKGQRLGDLAAGTTVVRVKASTRLDETIMLPDANYQVVFPQAASLTPEDITLIRQLFQQGMQRQNYLLINEVANKVKSIAGIRTDLQDEPFLRTVLRDYAHLLNQV; encoded by the coding sequence ATGCGCACCATTCAGGTTCAAACCCCCCAGAACGTCACCGTCGAGTATGAAATCGGGGGCATTGGCGACCGCATCTTGGCGGCCCTCATCGATTACCTTGTCCTCTTCGTTTGGGGAGTAGTGTGCTTTGGGGTCGGAGCAGTGTTGCTGAGGACAGCATCAATCTCAAAAGCTGGAAATAGCTTAACGGTATTCTTAATTGCTTTTCTGGTCGGGATTCCATGGGTGTTTTATCACCTGCTCAGCGAAATATTCCTGAATGGCCAAAGCATCGGTAAGCGTGCCCGCGACCTAAAAGTTATTCGCCTTGATGGCACCCAGCCTGGCCTGGGTGACTATTTCTTGCGCTGGCTCCTGCGCCTGATTGATATCAGCCTGATGTCGGGCGCGGTGGCGGTTATCACCATTCTGATTAATGGTAAAGGCCAACGCCTCGGCGACCTGGCGGCTGGCACTACCGTCGTGCGCGTTAAAGCCAGTACACGGCTGGATGAAACCATCATGCTGCCCGATGCTAACTATCAGGTAGTATTTCCGCAGGCGGCTAGTCTCACTCCCGAAGATATTACGCTTATTCGGCAGCTCTTTCAGCAAGGCATGCAGCGTCAGAACTATCTGCTAATTAATGAAGTAGCCAATAAAGTAAAGAGCATAGCGGGAATCAGAACCGATTTACAGGATGAGCCTTTCCTACGCACCGTGCTCCGCGACTACGCCCACCTGCTAAATCAGGTATAA
- a CDS encoding DUF4129 domain-containing protein — translation MSLRAIFLLLSLLVLRPLLATPRALQPVDSAVNGVQVRRPAQARLQALRQQRELQYEEEAPVVDTSQSLWRRFLRWISNWYQTPAYKNGWRYIIYGGFLAAFVFIVLRLLQVDLTGAFGRAPRRATLSYTAEADDIYAPDFMARLAAAEESGNYRLAVRLGFLSVLKQLTDRGLLDWRPEKTNADYIAEMPPNALRPAFITVARQFEYAWYGEWELSPAQYAEVRAAQVGLITKVPQTVAR, via the coding sequence TTGTCGCTTCGGGCTATCTTTTTGCTGTTGAGTCTGTTGGTGCTGCGGCCACTACTGGCAACCCCGCGCGCCCTTCAGCCAGTAGATTCCGCTGTTAATGGTGTGCAGGTACGGCGGCCGGCTCAGGCGCGCCTGCAAGCACTACGACAGCAGCGTGAGCTACAGTATGAGGAAGAAGCACCCGTTGTCGATACCAGCCAATCGCTATGGCGGCGCTTTCTGCGTTGGATAAGCAATTGGTACCAAACACCTGCTTATAAAAACGGCTGGCGCTATATCATCTACGGCGGCTTTTTAGCAGCGTTTGTGTTCATTGTGCTACGTCTGTTGCAGGTCGATCTTACGGGCGCATTTGGTCGGGCACCCCGTCGGGCTACCCTTTCCTACACTGCGGAGGCCGATGATATCTACGCTCCCGACTTCATGGCCCGGTTGGCGGCCGCTGAAGAATCGGGTAACTACCGCCTAGCAGTGCGCCTGGGTTTTCTGAGTGTATTGAAGCAACTCACCGACCGTGGCTTGCTTGACTGGCGACCGGAGAAAACCAACGCAGATTACATCGCAGAAATGCCCCCCAACGCCTTACGGCCCGCTTTTATTACAGTGGCCAGGCAGTTTGAGTACGCATGGTATGGGGAATGGGAGTTGAGCCCGGCCCAGTACGCCGAGGTGCGCGCCGCCCAGGTAGGCCTGATTACGAAAGTACCTCAGACTGTCGCCCGATGA